The Enhydrobacter sp. sequence CTCGACATGGCGACGGGCGGCCTCTGTCTTGCCCTGGCTCAAGAGATTCAGGGTGTAGTTGCTGATGGGGATCGTGGCCGTCATGCCAAGCTCGTGGCAGGCTTGCAGGAAGCCCACATGTTCGAGAAGGCGGCGATCCTCCGCGGAGGCATCCCTCTGGCCCATCGGTGGCGCCCAGTCGTAGCAATGGATGAAATTGACGCCCAATCGTTCGCGGAAACGGCGCAGGTCGGCGCGCCCTGGACGCCCGCCGGCAGGGCTCACCGGCCCCCACAGTTCCGCGAAGATATTGTTGTAGAAGTCCGACGTCTCATAGAGCCCAGGTGCTCCCGTCGGTCGGTAGTCGCTGGGCGCGGGCATGTAGGCCAGACCACGGATGGTGGCAACATTGAAGTGCCTGCATCGTTCCAGTGCCGTCATATCCACCATAACGACAGTGGCGAGATCAGGCTCCGTACTCGGCCGTCGGCTTGCCGGGCCTGAAGGTCTTGAGCACGAGGTGATCCAGCGACACCGGTCCAGGACCGGCGATCGCCAGCCAGGCGAACATCACGAAGTAGGAGACCTCCTCGAAGCCGAGGAAAGTCTCCAGCGAGTCGATCTGGTCGGCCTTGGCGGAGATGATGGCAACCACCATCACGATCATCAGCGGAACGGCGGCGAAGCGCGTCAGCAGCCCGACCAGCAGCAACAAGCCGCCCACGAACTCGACACAAGAAGCAAAGGGCGCCATGACCTCGGGCGCCGGAATGCCCCATTCGCGGAAGTTCTGGATCATGCGCGGCAGGATCTGCAGCTTCTCCCAGCCGCTCCACAGGAATACCCAGCCCACGGTGATGCGCGCCGCAAGCGGCGCCAGCCAGGTGAAGTAACTCGCGAAGACGCGCGACCAGTCGTAGAAGATCGTCATGAAGGCGTTCATGGGTTGCTCCCCGTCGCTCTTCCGGAACGACTAGCGCCTTTCGCCATCACCGCGCACAAAACAAATCGTGAAGGCCGTGTTGGTTGGCCGGAATTTTCATGTCACCGTCGCCGGGCACGGCAGGGAGATTCCCGTCATGGAAGAACGCCGTCTCGTCCTGGTCACCGGCGGGTCGGGCTATATTGCCGGCTTCTGCATCGCACGCCTGATGCGGGAAGGCTGGCGGGTCCGTGCCACAGTACGTTCCCTGCGACGCAGCGAAGCGGTACGGGCGAGCTTGTCGACGCTCGTCCGGTCGTCCAGCGGCCTGTCCTTCGTGGCCGCCGACCTCGATCGCGACGCCGGCTGGGCCGACGCCGCGGCCGGTTGCGATCATGTCCTGCATATCGCCTCGCCTCTGCCTTCCGGCCGGACGAGCGAGGAGGAGCTTGTCCGTCCGGCCCGCGACGGCGCCTTGCGCGTCCTGGCGGCGGCACAGGCGGCCGGCGTGAAACGTGTCGTGATGACCTCGTCGATCGCCGCCGTCGCCTATGGCCGCGGCCTGCGCCGCGGGCCGTTCACGGAGGCCGATTGGACCGACGAGACCAATCTCGCCGACACCTCGGCCTACGAGCGGTCGAAGACCATTGCCGAACGCGCCGCCTGGACGTGGGTGACGGAGCGGGGCGGAAACCTCGAGCTGGCGACGATCAATCCCGGCCTGGTGCTGGGACCGCTGCTCAGCCGTGACTACGCGATCTCGATCGACGTGGTGAAAAGGCTGCTCGACGGCTCGTTGCCGGGCTTGCCGGCGTTCGGCTGGCCGCTGGTGGATGTGCGCGACATCGCCGACCTGCATCTGCGCGCCATGACCGACCCGAAAGCCGCAGGCGAGCGCTTCATTGCGGCCGGCTCGTTCTACTGGATGGCCGACGTCGCCCGTACACTCCGCAGCCGGCGACCGGAGCTTGCGAAGCGCGTGCCGACGCGGCGCCTGCCCGACTGGCTGCTGAAGCTCGCCGGCTTTGTCGAGCCGATGCTGCGCGACCGCCTGTTCGAGCTCGGCAAGAAGCGGACGTTCTCCAGCGACAAGGCCCGGGCGCTGCTCGGCTGGTCGCCGCGTCCCAACGACGAGACGATCGTCGATACCGCCGACAGCCTCGCCGCGCTCGAGATCATCTGACGGTCGGCAGGGCCGCCCTCAGCTCGCCATCCAGCCGCCATCGACCATCAGGTTCTCGCCGGTGATGAAGGTCGCCTCGTCCGACGCCAGGAAGAGGGCGGCATTGGCCACGTCCTCGGGGCGGCCGAGGCGCGGCAGCGGCGTGCGCGCATGGCTGTACTCGATCCAGCGCGGCTCGACGGCGCGGCCGCCCTTGCCGGTCAGGATCTTCCCCGGCGCGACGGCATTGCAGACGATGTTGTCCTTGCCGTAGTCGGCGGCGATCTGGCGCGTGAGATAGACGACGGCCGACTTGGAGACGCCATAGGAGCAATCGCCGGGCGCGGCGATCATGCCATGCTGGGACGAGATGTTGACGATGCGCCCGCGCACCTCGTTGCGGACCTCCTGCCCCAGCATCCGGCGCACGGCGGCGCGGCACATCAGGAACACGCCGGTTACATTCACGGCCATCACACGGTTCCATTCCTCGAGGCTCGTGTCGGTGAGCGTCTTGCCGACGCGGACGACGGCATCGTTGATCACGATATCCAGCCGGCCGGTCGGCTGGGCCGCGCGGCGCACCGCCTCCTCGACGTCGGCCTCCTTCGACACATCGCCCTGGAAGAACGGCGCTCCCAGGATCCTGTGCGTCGGCTCGCCGCCTTCGACAACCTCCTCGGTGATGTCCATCAGCAGCAGGGTCGCGCCTTCGGCATGGAACTTCCGAGCTATGGCCCGGCCGATGCCCGAGGAGGCGCCGGTGATCAGCGCTGTCTTGCCCTTCAGTCGCTTCATCTCTGCCTCATCAGCATGTCGCGCTCGAGCTTCGCCACCCAGCGCGCGAAGGGCCAGAGCAGGACGAAGAAGATCACCGCTGCGGCGGTGAGGGGCGTGGGGTTGTAGGTCTGCTCCTGCGCGACGCGGGCCGAGCGCAGCAGTTCGGGCAGGGCGACCAGCGAGGCAATCGAGGTCGTCTTCACGAGCTCCAGCGAATTGGAGGCGAGCGGCGCCAGCACGCGCGCGATCGCCTGCGGCAGGACCACCAGGAAGACAATCTGCAGCGGATGCAGACCGAGCGCCCGCGCGGCCTCGCGCTGGCCGGTCGGCACCGACTCGATGCCGGCTCGGAAGATCTCGCCATAGTAGCCCGAGTTGTTGAGTGTGAGCGCCAATACGCAGGCGGGGAAGGACGGCAGCTTCAGGCCGAGGAAAGGCAGGCCGTAGAAGATCAGGATCAGCAGGACCAGCACCGGGAAGGAGCGGAACAAATCGATCCAGATCAGCAGCAGAACGTTCAGGACCTTGTTGTGGAAGCTGTAGACGATGGCGATCATGAGGCCGACCAGGATCGCAAGCGGCAGCGTCACCGCGGCAAGAAGAGCGGTAAGCTGCAGGCCCTGCCACAGAAGAGGCCAGATGCGCATGAGGCTCGGCCAGTCGGCGAAGTTGTCGAGGAAGAGCTGCAGCGCATCCATGGTCAATGCCGGGCCGGACCGAGCGCCTCGAGCCAGCGGCTCGCCACCACCAGCGGCACGAAGAAGACGAGATAGAGGGCGGCCGCGAGGGTGAGCGGCGAGGGGTTGGCGGCGATGGCCATGGCGCTCTCGGCGCGGCCCAGCAGCTCGGGCAAGGCGACCGCCGTTCCGAGCGCGGTCCCCTTGGTGATGGCGATGGCGCGGTTGGTGAGGAGTGGCACGGCGAGGCGGATCGCCTGGGGCAGGATCACCAGGACAAGGATCTGGAAGAAGCCCAATCCCAGCGAGCGCGCGGCGTCCCACTGCCCCTGCGGCACGGCCTGGATCGCTGCCCGGAAGATCTCGGTCGCGAACGCAGCGAGCACGGCGCCCAGCGCAATGACGGTCGCGGCGAAGGGCGAGAGCTGGATGCCCGCATAGGGCAGGCCGAAATAGATGAACACGATGACGACGAGCTGCGGCAGCGTGCGGAACACGTCGACGAAGATCGTGATGAGGATGTCGGCCAGCCTGATCCCGATCGTACGTACGATGGCGAGAATCAGACCGCTGCCAACGCCGACCACGATCGTGAGCAGCGCCACGGCGACTGTCGTTCCGAAGCCGCCGAGGATGGCGGGCCCGTACTGGGCGAGAATCCCCGGGTTGAAGAAGTTGTCGAGGAGGGGGCGCATGACGGCCGGGTCGGCCGTCTACTTGCAGCCCGGCACGTGCGGCTTGAACTCGTAGCCCTTGAACCCCGGCGGGCCATAGCCGACGAACACGGCGTTGATGGTCGAGGTCTGATCGGGCGCGGAGCCATACCACTTCTCGTACATCCGGGCGAGGGTGCCATCGAGCTTCATGCACTCGATCGCCTCCTCGACGGTATTGCGATAGGCAGTGTCCTCGAGCCGGAAGGCGTAGCCGAAATTGCGGCCATTGAAGTCCTTGAAGCCCACCTTGATGGCCTTGTTCTGGCTGGCGGCAAAGATGGTGGTCGGAATCTCGTTCAGCGCCGTGAACGCGCGCCGCGTGATCACGGCCTGCACCGAGTCGGGGAAAGTGTCGTAGCGTTGCACCTCGAAGCCATATTTCTCGGCGTTCGCCGTCGCCCAGGTATCGGAGATGGTGCCGCGATTGACGGCAAGCTGCTTGCCCTTGAGATCCTCGAACCCCTTCATCTGATCGGCGGTACGGATCAGGAAGCCGTTGCCGGTGGCGAAGAACGGCTCGGTATAGAGCATGCGCTCGGCGCGCTCGGCGGTGATGTTGAGAGGGTTGACCGTGAACTCGATGCGCTTGGAAAAGAGCGCCGCGAACAGTCCCGAGAAGTTGATATCGGCGATCTCGACGCCCGGCCGCCCGATGCGCTTGGCGATGTCCTTGATCATGTCGACACCGAACCCCTCCGGCCCCGACGCGCCGCGCACCATCCACGGCGCCACGCCGAAGTCGGAACCGACCACCATGGTCTTGTCCCCGGGATGATCGGCGTCCTGCGCCATGGCCGCGTCCGAGAGGACAAGGGCGGCCGCCGCCGCGATAAGCAGGCTTCGCATCACAATCCCCCTTCCTTTGCCTTTCCAGAGTAGCAAAGACCGTGTCTCTTCTAGCCCCGCCGCACGCTGGCGCCGCCGTCGACCGGCAAGGTCACGCCGGTGATGAAGTTGGCTTCGTCCGACGCCAGGAACAGCGCGGCATTGGCGACATCCCAGCCGGTGCCCATCTTCTTGCGCAGCGGCACCTGAGCGTCGCGCTGGGCCTCGATCTCGGCGCGCGTCTTCTTGAACTCGCGGGCACGGGTGTCGACCGCCATCGGCGTGTTCATCAGGCCGGGAAGGATGACGTTGGCGCGGATGCCGTAGCTTGCGTTCTGGTAGGCGAGCTGCTCGGTGAAGGAGACCATCGCCGCCTTGGTCGCCTTGTAGGCGACGTAGGGATAGGTGGTGATCACGGCCATCGAGGAGATGTTGATGATGGCGCCGCTCTTCTGCCGGCGCATGATCGGGATTACCTCCTTGCAGGCGAGGATGCAGCTCTTGAGGTTGATCGCCACGCAGCGGTCGAACGCCTCCTCGCTGATATCGAGCAGCTCGGCATCGCCGCCGGCCAGCGATACGCCGACATTGTTGTGCAGGATGTCGATGCGGCCCCAGCGCGCCTGCGTGTCGGCAACCATGGCCTTGATGTCGGCTGCCCGGGTGACGTCCGCCTTGCAGGCCACCGCCGTGCCCTGCTTCTCGGCGATCATCTTTACGGTCTCTTCCGCCGATGCGAGATCGCGATCGACGCAGACGACCCTGGCGCCTTCGCGCGCGAAGGTAAGGGCGGTGGCGCGGCCGTTGCCCATGCCCTCGCCGGGGCTCTGCCCGGCGCCGACCACGATGGCGACTTTGTCCTTGAGGCGCATGTTCACGACACTCCGGGAATGGGATACTGCTTCAGCACTTCCTTGTAGCGGGGCTCGTTGTCGATCTTCATCGTCGCCAGCACCCGCACCACGGCGCAGTAGAAGGCGATCGTCAGCACGAGGTCCGTCATATGCTCGTCGGACAGCTGCTGCTTGATCTCGGCGAAGGTGGCGTCCGACATGCCGAGCTCACGCACCATCTCGCGCGCGCCCTTCAGGATCGCCTTGGCCAGCGGCTCGAGCTTGGAAGGCTTGCCTTCGGTCTCGGCCATCAGGCCCTGGATGTCCTCGTCGGTGACGCCGAACTCCTTGCCGATCTTCACGTGATGGGTGAACTCGTATTCCGACCTCTCCAGCCAGCCGACCTGCAGGATGGCGAGCTCGCGCAGACGCGGATCGAGCTTGCTCCTGAAGCGGATGAAGTTGCCGACCCCGTTGAAGGCCTTCGCCATGTCGGGGCTGTTCACCAGGAGCTTGTGCAGATTGGTGTTGCGCTTCAGCATGTCGCGATATTCCGGCGCGACCTGGTCGGGTTCGAGATAGGGCAGGCGGGCCATGGCTTCTCCTCAATGATCCTGACTGTCGCGTTCCGGTCCCTGCAGCGTCACGCCGCCGTCGACCACCAGGACCTGGCCGGTGATGTAGCGGGCGTGGCTGCTCATCAGGAACCGCACGGCGTAGCCGATGTCCCAGCCGGTGCCTTCGATCTTCAGTGTCGAGGCGCGGGCGCGCTGGCTGCGGGCGGCGTCGCTCATGCCGCGGGCATAGACCATCGGCGTGTACATCGGGCCGGGGCATATGCAGTTGACCCGGATGTGGTCCTTGCCGTGGTCGACCGCCATTGCACGGGTGAGGCCGATCACGGCGGCCTTGGAGGTCGTGTAGGTCGTGAGGCCGCGCGGCCTGAGCGCCGAGATCGAAGAGATGTTGACGATCGCGCCGCCCTTCGCGGTCTTGATCATCGCCGGGATCGCGTGCCTGGAGAGAAGGAACATCGTCTCGACATTCACCTGCATGACGCGGCGGAACTCCTCCGGCTTCTCCTGGACGACGCTGCCCCGGCTGCCGATGCCGACATTGTTGTCGAGGAAGTCGAGCCGCCCCCAGTGATCGACCGCAGCATCGACGAGACGGCGGCAGTCGGCTTCCTTGGTTGCGTCGCAGGGCTCGGCGACGGCGATGCCGCCCTCGGCCTTGATCATCTCGACGGTGCGCTCGGCCAGCCGGAGATCGAGGTCGGAGACCACGACCTTGGCGCCGGCGCGGGCCAGCAGGATCGCGGCCGCCCGACCGTTGCCGATGCCGTCGCCCGCGGCGCCGCCGCCCGATACGATCGCCACCTTGCCCTCGAGCCCGGGATCGTCTT is a genomic window containing:
- a CDS encoding DoxX family protein, whose protein sequence is MNAFMTIFYDWSRVFASYFTWLAPLAARITVGWVFLWSGWEKLQILPRMIQNFREWGIPAPEVMAPFASCVEFVGGLLLLVGLLTRFAAVPLMIVMVVAIISAKADQIDSLETFLGFEEVSYFVMFAWLAIAGPGPVSLDHLVLKTFRPGKPTAEYGA
- a CDS encoding NAD-dependent epimerase/dehydratase family protein; its protein translation is MEERRLVLVTGGSGYIAGFCIARLMREGWRVRATVRSLRRSEAVRASLSTLVRSSSGLSFVAADLDRDAGWADAAAGCDHVLHIASPLPSGRTSEEELVRPARDGALRVLAAAQAAGVKRVVMTSSIAAVAYGRGLRRGPFTEADWTDETNLADTSAYERSKTIAERAAWTWVTERGGNLELATINPGLVLGPLLSRDYAISIDVVKRLLDGSLPGLPAFGWPLVDVRDIADLHLRAMTDPKAAGERFIAAGSFYWMADVARTLRSRRPELAKRVPTRRLPDWLLKLAGFVEPMLRDRLFELGKKRTFSSDKARALLGWSPRPNDETIVDTADSLAALEII
- a CDS encoding SDR family oxidoreductase translates to MKRLKGKTALITGASSGIGRAIARKFHAEGATLLLMDITEEVVEGGEPTHRILGAPFFQGDVSKEADVEEAVRRAAQPTGRLDIVINDAVVRVGKTLTDTSLEEWNRVMAVNVTGVFLMCRAAVRRMLGQEVRNEVRGRIVNISSQHGMIAAPGDCSYGVSKSAVVYLTRQIAADYGKDNIVCNAVAPGKILTGKGGRAVEPRWIEYSHARTPLPRLGRPEDVANAALFLASDEATFITGENLMVDGGWMAS
- a CDS encoding amino acid ABC transporter permease, yielding MDALQLFLDNFADWPSLMRIWPLLWQGLQLTALLAAVTLPLAILVGLMIAIVYSFHNKVLNVLLLIWIDLFRSFPVLVLLILIFYGLPFLGLKLPSFPACVLALTLNNSGYYGEIFRAGIESVPTGQREAARALGLHPLQIVFLVVLPQAIARVLAPLASNSLELVKTTSIASLVALPELLRSARVAQEQTYNPTPLTAAAVIFFVLLWPFARWVAKLERDMLMRQR
- a CDS encoding amino acid ABC transporter permease; amino-acid sequence: MRPLLDNFFNPGILAQYGPAILGGFGTTVAVALLTIVVGVGSGLILAIVRTIGIRLADILITIFVDVFRTLPQLVVIVFIYFGLPYAGIQLSPFAATVIALGAVLAAFATEIFRAAIQAVPQGQWDAARSLGLGFFQILVLVILPQAIRLAVPLLTNRAIAITKGTALGTAVALPELLGRAESAMAIAANPSPLTLAAALYLVFFVPLVVASRWLEALGPARH
- a CDS encoding transporter substrate-binding domain-containing protein; amino-acid sequence: MRSLLIAAAAALVLSDAAMAQDADHPGDKTMVVGSDFGVAPWMVRGASGPEGFGVDMIKDIAKRIGRPGVEIADINFSGLFAALFSKRIEFTVNPLNITAERAERMLYTEPFFATGNGFLIRTADQMKGFEDLKGKQLAVNRGTISDTWATANAEKYGFEVQRYDTFPDSVQAVITRRAFTALNEIPTTIFAASQNKAIKVGFKDFNGRNFGYAFRLEDTAYRNTVEEAIECMKLDGTLARMYEKWYGSAPDQTSTINAVFVGYGPPGFKGYEFKPHVPGCK
- a CDS encoding SDR family NAD(P)-dependent oxidoreductase, which produces MRLKDKVAIVVGAGQSPGEGMGNGRATALTFAREGARVVCVDRDLASAEETVKMIAEKQGTAVACKADVTRAADIKAMVADTQARWGRIDILHNNVGVSLAGGDAELLDISEEAFDRCVAINLKSCILACKEVIPIMRRQKSGAIINISSMAVITTYPYVAYKATKAAMVSFTEQLAYQNASYGIRANVILPGLMNTPMAVDTRAREFKKTRAEIEAQRDAQVPLRKKMGTGWDVANAALFLASDEANFITGVTLPVDGGASVRRG
- a CDS encoding carboxymuconolactone decarboxylase family protein codes for the protein MARLPYLEPDQVAPEYRDMLKRNTNLHKLLVNSPDMAKAFNGVGNFIRFRSKLDPRLRELAILQVGWLERSEYEFTHHVKIGKEFGVTDEDIQGLMAETEGKPSKLEPLAKAILKGAREMVRELGMSDATFAEIKQQLSDEHMTDLVLTIAFYCAVVRVLATMKIDNEPRYKEVLKQYPIPGVS
- a CDS encoding SDR family oxidoreductase gives rise to the protein MKGPEDDPGLEGKVAIVSGGGAAGDGIGNGRAAAILLARAGAKVVVSDLDLRLAERTVEMIKAEGGIAVAEPCDATKEADCRRLVDAAVDHWGRLDFLDNNVGIGSRGSVVQEKPEEFRRVMQVNVETMFLLSRHAIPAMIKTAKGGAIVNISSISALRPRGLTTYTTSKAAVIGLTRAMAVDHGKDHIRVNCICPGPMYTPMVYARGMSDAARSQRARASTLKIEGTGWDIGYAVRFLMSSHARYITGQVLVVDGGVTLQGPERDSQDH